The Bacteroides fragilis NCTC 9343 genome includes the window CCTCTTTTTAACGTTTTAGCCAACAACTTTAATGGTTTTCCAATCACAATACCCTTTGGCAACCGCATCATTCAAAGCAGCGTCCAAACCTTTTTTATTAATAATACGCAAACCAGCGGCACAGAGGCTCAGGCTGATCCAGCAGTCCTGTTCTACATAGTAGAACTTTTTGTTAAACAAGTTCAAATCAAAGGTTCTTTTAGTTCTTCTCTTTGAGTGTGAAACATTGTTGCCAATCATGGCTTTCTTTCCGGTAATTTGACAAATCTTCGACATTTCTATCTTATTTTTATAGTTTTAATCTATACTTCTTTCAAACAGAGCGCAAAGTAAGCACTTTTATGTATATAAAACAAGTATTTCCTAAATAAATTCATTATTGAGCGGTAATTTTTCTTCATTTCACCAATTTTCGAAGCAATAGAAGGGCATTATTGCTTGCTCTCTCCACATTCATCTCTCTTCCACGATTAGTTTCCTGCTTCATAGTGCAAATTTCACTTTTATAGGCAGCAGCAATCCAAACTGTACCAACGGGCTTCTCTTCAGTCCCCCCGCTGGGACCTGCGATTCCAGACGTAGCTACAGCACAGTCAGTTTTTAGCGCTTTCATCGCACCTTTTACCATTTCAATCACCGTTTCCTCACTTACCGCGCCTCTTTTTTCAAGCGTTTCCATCGATACACCCAGCAACTCCGTCTTTACTTCATTGGCATACGCTACTATGCTTCCTTTAAAATATTCCGAACTGCCGGCAACCGAAGTTATACGGGCTGCAATGCTTCCACCGGTACAACTTTCTGCGGTAGAAAGAGTCAAATTCTTCTTCTTTAAAAGTTCGCCTATCAAAATTTCAATTGGAGTATCTTCCTCATCCAAAATATCTTCTCCTAAAATTGCCTCAAGTTTGGCACTCTCAGTATTTACACAAGCTTCTACCTCGCTACGATTCTGCCCGCGTCCCGTCAATCTTAAACGAATCAAACCCGGTTTTGGTAAATAAGCCAGTTTTAGACAAGCAGGTAATGCCATTTCCCAAGATTCCAATTTCTCAGCCAACACCGATTCGGGATAGTTTTGTACAGTAAATGTTCGATGAACAATTGCATCCGTACGAAACTTTGCACACAAACGTGGAATAACCTCTTCACTCATCACAGTGGTCATTTCCTGAGGAACTCCCGGCATAGAAACAAGTACCTTACCATCTTTCTCAAACCAACTGACAGAAGCACTCCCTACCCGATTATTAATAACGATGCAATCTTCAGGTACCATTGCCTGACTTTTATTCAACGCATTCATCGGTATTTTTCCCGCCAATACGCGTTTTACGTTTTCAAAGACAGCCTCGCTAAAGATCAGTCTGGTACCGAAGTATTTGCAAAGAGTCTGTTTGGTAATATCATCTTTGGTGGGTCCCAAGCCCCCTGTCACTAGTACAATATCTGCCCTTTTCATCGAAGCATCTACAGCTTCAATAATCTCATCTGCCCGATCTCGTACAGACACGACACGAATCACCTCTATACCTACTTTATTTAATTCGCGCCCCATCCATGTCGAATTGGTATCAGTCACCTGTCCTATCAACAGTTCATCACCAATGGTTATTATCTCCGCAAACATAGGACTCTTACAAAGTTACACGTGAATAAGCAGGCTGTTCTATAGAGCAGAAATCTTTATCCTGATATTTAAAATATCCGGTGATAGCGATCATTGCGGCATTATCTGTAGTATAGCTGAACTTGGGAATAAAAATTTTCCAACCATATTTCTCTGCATGCTCACGAAAGGCATTACGCAAACCGTTGTTAGCAGAGACACCGCCCGCTACAGCCACTTCATTAATTTTATATTGTTTGGCTGCTTTACGAAGTTTATCCATCAAAATGTCTACTACCGTTGCTTCAAGCGAAGCTGCCAAATCGTTCTTATGGTGTTCGATGAAATCGGGATCCTCTTTCATCCAATCACGCAGAGAGTAAAGAAACGACGTTTTCAATCCGCTAAAACTATAATCCAAACCAGAAATATGAGGTTTACTAAAAGTATAAGCCTTCGGATTGCCCTGACGTGCCAAACGGTCAATTATAGGTCCCCCCGGATAACCAAGTCCCATTACTTTCGAACATTTATCAATTGCTTCTCCGGCAGCATCGTCAATAGTCTGTCCCAGAATCTCCATATCATTATATGCTTTCACCAATATAATTTGAGAATTACCTCCGGATACCAGCAAACAAAGGAATGGAAAATCGGGCTGTTCATTTGCTTCTCCTTCCTCTTTAATAAAATGCGCTAACACGTGTCCTGTCAGATGATTAACATCAATCATCGGGATATTTAATGAACGTGCAAAACCCTTTGCAAAAGATACTCCAACCAGCAATGACCCCATCAACCCAGGCCCCCTTGTAAAGGCTACCGCACTCAGCTCTTCCTTGGTCACTCCTGCACGCTTCAACGCTTCATGCACCACAGGTACTATATTCTGTTGGTGAGCACGCGATGCCAATTCCGGTACTACTCCACCATAAGCTTCGTGTACAGCCTGGCTAGATACCACATTCGATAACAAATAACCATCTTTAATAACTGCAGCTGATGTATCGTCACAGGAAGATTCAATTCCTAATATAATTGTACTCATACGCTTTTTGATATTTAAACGATGCAAAAGTAATGATAAAAGTAGGATTCATAACGAACTATTTTATATTTTTGTTCTCAAAATCAAAACAACCGCCTATCAGAACGCTGAAGAAGACTGTACGTTGGGTTATCGGTATCATATTAGGTATATATATCGGAACTATTATTTTGCTGAATATTCCATATATTCAGCGAAATATGACTACGTTTGTCACAAAAGAACTATCCCGGACTTTGGGTACAGAACTGACTATCGGTAAGATAGACATTGGATTATTAAACCGTATCATTATAGATGATGTATTGCTCGACGATCAATCGGGAAAAGAAATGCTCAAAATTACACGTCTTTCTGCCAAATTTGATATTATTCCTTTATTCAACGGAAAAATCACAATCAGCAGCGTGCAGTTATTTGGCTTTAATATCAACTTGAATAAGCCCGCTCCGCACATGGAGCCAAATTTTAAATTCGTCTTGGACGCATTTGCATCCAAAGATACAGTAAAAACAAAAAAGGACATTGATCTACGTATTAATTCCATATTAATACGCCGTGGTAAACTATCCTACGACGTATTATCGGAAGAAGAAACGCCCGGAAAGTTTAACCCGCAACATATCAAACTACACAATATCATTGCCAACATTTCACTCAAGGCACTTCAAAACGATTCGATCAATGCAGCCATCAAACGCCTGAGTGTAGACGAACAATCGGGCTTTGAACTACGAAAGTTGAGCCTGAAAGTCATTGCTAATAACAAAGGCATGAAAATAGAAAATTTCGCAATAGAAATGCCGGGTACCGAAATGAAAATGGATACTATCCGAATGGAATATGACAGTTTGAAAGCACTCAACCATTTTGCCGATAACGTTCGCTTCTCTTTCCGTACTTTACCATCTCATGTGACTTTGAATGACATTTCAGCTTTTGTCCCGGCATTATCCAATTTTAAAGAAAAACTAGATCTCAACATTGATGTAGAAGGTACGCTCAATCAACTGAATTGCAGAACATTGGAAATCAACGCAGGAGATAAGTTCCGACTAAAAGGAGATGTATCTTTACAAGACTTATCACGTCCTCAAGACGCTTACGTTTATGGACATCTGGCCAATCTCTCTGCCAACAAAGAGGGAATCGGATTTTTAGTGCGCAATCTAAGCCCGCACTACAATGGCGTTCCCCCTGTATTACAACACTTAGGAAATACCTCTTTTCATGGTGAAATATCAGGGTACTTTACAGACTTGGTTATGTACGGCCTGTTCCGTACTGACATAGGCTCCGTCCAAACCGACTTAAAGCTTAGTTCCGATAAAGCTAAAGCGCTGTTTTCTTATTCAGGAGGCGTAAAGACCACCGATTTTGAGTTAGGGCAACTGCTAGGAAACAAGCAATTGGGCAAGACTACCTTTAATCTGGATGTCCGAGGAAACCACTACAAGAGCCAATATCCTTCCATTACGTTAAAAGGTTTGATAGCATCCCTCGAATACAGTAATTATAAATATGAAAACATCACGCTGGACGGAGAATTCAAACGCGGTGGTTTTGACGGTAAAGTGGCATTGAATGACGAAAACGGTTCGGTACATTTAAACGGCAACATCAATGTAGTCGAAAAAGTCCCTACTTTTAACTTCAATGCAGTCATAGACAAAATACGTCCACACGACCTGAATCTGACAAAGGAGTATCCGGATGCAGAATTTTCTTTGAAGCTAAAAGCTAATTTCCGGGGTGGTTCCATCGATGAAATGATGGGTGAAATCAATATAGACAGCTTACAATTTACCGCACCAGAGAAGAGCTATTTTCTGGATAATATCAACATCACTGCAACCCGCCAAGATAAAGAGAACCAATTGAAACTAACCTCCAGTTTCTTAAAAGCAAGTATCGAAGGCAATTACCTGTATCATACGCTTCCGGCAAGTGTTATGAACATTATGCGGCGATATATTCCTTCACTAATTCAACCGGATAAAAAGCCTATTAAAACCAATAATAACTTTAGTTTCGATATTCACATATTTAATACAGAACTGTTGTCGACAGTATTTGACATCCCATTGAAAATATATTCACACTCGACTGTGAAAGGTTACTTCAACGATCAGGCACAACGCTTGCGTGTAGAAGGCTATTTTCCACGTTTACAATATCAAAACACGTTTATCGAGTCAGGTTTGGTACTTTGTGAGAATCCTACCGATCAGTTCAAAGCAAAGGTCCGGTTCAATAACCTAAAGAAAGAAAGTGCTGTAAGCATCTCTCTGGACGCACAAGCCAAGAATGACACTATAAATGCCAATATCAACTGGGGTAACAATGCCATCAGTACTTATAGCGGACGACTATCTGCCGCCGCCAGTTTCTTCCGCGCAGCCGAAGAAAAGTCCCCACTGAAAACTGTCGTAGATATTAAACAGACAGACATCATCCTGAATGATACTCTATGGCAGGTTCATCCGTCACAAGTTGTCGTCGATTCAGGAAAAATAGATGTGAATGATTTCTATTTTTCACATCAGGACCGTCATATCCGTATCAATGGACGCATTTCAGAACAAGCCAAAGATACATTAAAAGTAGAACTAAAGGACATCAATGTAGGCTACGTGTTCGATGTGGTAAACTTTGACGATGTGGACTTCAAAGGAGACGCTACGGGAACAGCATATGCCAGTGGCATTTTAAAAGAACCGGTCATGAACACCCGCCTGCATTTTAAAAACTTCACCTTTAATGATGCCTCGTTGGGGGCTATGGATATTTACGGTGCGTGGAAGAACGACATGCGTGCTATCTTTCTTGATGCACACATGGAAGAAGAAGGAGTGTCGAAGACGCATGTCATCGGGCATGTCTATCCGTTAAAACCGGAAAGCAAACTAGACTTGAATATAGAGACGGAGCATACGAATATCCAATTTCTCCAATACTTCATGCGTTCCATTGTTGAAGACCTGCATGGACGTACTAGTGGTAAAGCCCATTTCTACGGAAAGTTCAAGGCACTCAATATCGAAGGAAACCTGATGACGGACGCATCCTTAAAAATAGGAATACTGAATACTTCGTTCACCGTAACAGACACCATCCGTTTGTCCACCAGTGGCATTAGCTTCGATAATATACGCATAGCAGATATGGAAGGACATCAGGGTACTATGAACGGCAAACTGAATTTCCGGCATTTCAGGGACCTAAGTTATCATTTCGAATTCAACGTAAACAACATGTTACTTATGAATACGAAAGAAAATTCGGATATTAACTTTTACGGAAAAGTATATGGAACCGGTAATGCAATGTTGATTGGAAACCCGCAGGAATTACAAGTCAATGCAGCTGTCACTACCAATCGTAACACCAATTTTGTCTATATAACCAACGCAACAGCTTCAGCAGCCAGCAACCAGTTTATTAAGTTTGTCGATAAAACGCCCCGCAGGTTTGTGCAGGATTCCATTAATGTAATGTCAGAATACGATCGGTTACAGCAAGAGATGGAAGAGGAAGAATCCAAAACGGATATTCGACTGAACCTGTTGATAGATGCTACTCCGGATGCTACAATGAAAATTATCATGGACCCTATTGCCGGAGATTACATCAGCGGTAAAGGCTCCGGCAACATACGTACAGAGTTCTTTAATAAAGGAGATGTGAAAATGTTCGGTAATTACCGTATCAACCAAGGTATCTACAAATTCAGTTTACAAGAGGTCATCCGCAAAGATTTTATCATTAAAGACGGAAGCAGCATCACTTTCAACGGTCCCCCATTGGATGCGACACTTGACATTCAGGCTAGTTACACGGTAAATTCAGCTTCACTGAACGACCTGATTCCCGATGCTTCGGAAACAATTACCCAACAACCTAATGTGAAAGTGAATTGCATCATGAATCTGACAGGAATTCTCTGGCGTCCTAACATCAAGTTGGGAATTGAACTCCCCAATGAACGGGACGAGATACAGACACTGGTACGCAATTATATCAGTACAGACGAACAGATGAACATGCAAATTCTCTACCTGTTGGGCATTGGCAAGTTCTATCCGCAGGAAAGTACCGGAGGTACCCAAAACTCCAACATGACATCATCGGCCCTGTTCTCTACCCTATCCGGACAGTTAAACAATCTGTTGTCACAAGTATTCGATAACAACAACTGGAACATCGGCACTAATCTCAGTACAGGTGACAAGGGCTGGACGGACATGGAAATAGAAGGCATCTTATCCGGGCAGTTGCTGAACAACCGCTTGCTAATCAACGGGAATTTCGGCTACCGGGACAATCCATTGGCAAATACCAACTTCATTGGAGACTTTGAAGCAGAATGGTTACTCAACCGTTCGGGAGACATACGCCTAAAAGCATACAATGAAACGAATGACCGCTATTATACGCGAACCAACCTGACTACACAAGGAATCGGTATCATGTATAAAAAGGACTTCAATAAATGGAGTGAGCTTCTTTTTTGGAATAAATGGAAACTGAGAAACCTGAGACGGAAGCAAGCTGCCGCTAAGGACAGCATACCGAATGATTCGGTGAAAGAGACCCAAAAAGCGAAATCGGAAATGAAAAGAGAGCATCCAATGTAATGCTCTCTGTCTTTTTACTGATGACAAAACTACCAAATAGAAATGAAACAGCTCTTAGAGTAAAACTTGCTAAATGCGCCGAAAGAGCATTTCATTTAGAAACTTTTGTCGACAATCACCTTTCCGAAAGGAGTCAAAGCGAGTCCGGCTAACTTAAAGTGCTGCTTTCCGAACGGTATACCGATAATGGTAATACAAAGCAAAATCCCCCATCCCAAGTGAGAGAGGCTGATCCAAATTCCACCTAGAAACAACCAGATGATATTCATTATGATACTGAGGCAACCTCCAGAATCAGGAGTACTTCTCACCTCTTTGCCAAATGGCCATAAAGCAAGTCCGGCCAATTTCAATGTCTGAAAGCCGAATGGAATACCAATAATGGTAATCATCATTAAAAGACTTGAAATAAGATATTCTATCGCAGTAAAGATGCCGCCACAAAGCAGCCAGATAAGATTTAACAATGGATTCATAGAATTATCAGATTAATGATAAAAAAAAAGGTCGGAAGTTCACATTTCGGGTACCTCCAACCTTTTCTTTCTATACCTTATATTAATGATTAATAAGAACGAGCAAATATCACACGGCAAGCAGACGGTTTTCCTGTCACCATACACTTACCCGGCTCTTTGTCACCTTCAACAAACGACTCGAACGGAATGCAACGAATCGTCGCCTTTGTCTCCTCTTTGATCTTTTCCTCCGTCTCCACTGTTCCATCCCAGTGAGCCAGGATAAAGCCGCCTTCTTCGATTTTCTCCTTAAACTCATCATAGCTATCCACCGTAGTGATACGTGAGTCACGATAAGTACGCGCTTTCTTATAGATGTTAGCTTGGATCTCTTCCAGCAGATTCTGAACATACGTCTCAATTCCATCGCAAGTCACAGTCTCTTTTTCCAGAGTATCACGACGCATTACCTCCATCGTATTGTTCTCCAAGTCACGTCCACCCATCACCAGACGGACAGGCACACCCTTCAATTCATAATCGGCAAATTTAAAGCCCGGACGTTTATTGTCAGCATTATCATATTTCACTGAAATGCCCAATTGCTTCAATCTTGCCACAATACCTTCTACCTTAGCATCAATCAGCTTCAACTGCTCGTCATTCTTATAGATAGGAACGATCACTACTTGGATCGGAGCCAGATGCGGAGGAAGTACCAGACCGTTATCATCCGAGTGAGTCATGATCAGTGCCCCCATCAGACGGGTAGAAACACCCCAAGAGGTAGCCCATACATATTCAAGCTTGTTCTCTTTATTTACAAATTGAACATCGAATGCTTTTGCGAAATTCTGTCCCAAGAAGTGTGAAGTACCACTCTGCAATGCCTTACCATCCTGCATCATTGCCTCGATGGTATACGTGTCAAGTGCACCGGCAAAGCGCTCATTAGCCGATTTCACACCTTTAACTACCGGAACTGCCATATACTTCTCTGCAAATTCGGCGTATACATTCAACATACGGATAGCCTCTTCTTCCGCCTCTTCGCGCGTTGCGTGTGCTGTATGACCTTCCTGCCACAAGAATTCCGCAGTCCGGAGGAATAATCGCGTACGCATTTCCCAACGGAAAACGTTAGCCCACTGATTACATAAAATAGGCAGATCACGATATGACTGGATCCAGTTTTTATAAGTATTCCAAATGATTGTTTCAGAAGTCGGACGAATAATCAACTCTTCTTCCAATTTTGCAGCAGGATCGACCACCACACCCGAACCATCTTCGGCATTTTTCAGGCGATAATGTGTTACTACGGCACACTCCTTGGCAAAGCCTTCTACGTGTTCAGCTTCACGACTCAGAAATGATTTCGGAATCAGCAACGGGAAATAAGCATTAACGTGTCCGGTTTCTTTAAACATGTCGTCCAGCTGACGCTGCATTTTCTCCCAAATAGCGTATCCGTAAGGCTTAATCACCATACATCCACGCACAGCCGATTGTTCTGCCAAATCGGCTTTCACCACCAAATCATTGTACCACTGCGAATAGTTTTCGCTGCGTTTGGTCAGGTCTTTCAGTTCTTTTGCCATTATATTTTTCTTCTTTTAAAGTTTTCTATCTTCAAAACAGGATGCAAAAATACTAAAAATGGGTGAACTGTGCTCATTCTTTATCTATAATTTTAAGAGAGGTCATACCAAGGTTATATATAAATCAGCCGGTTTATGGATCGACAACCGACCGGTTTATGGTTTCTCTAAAGACAAGAGATCACCATTTCCTGCCCTTCTCTTCCAACGGGAGCCATACATATTAGAGGATTAACGCATTCTTTATCACCCAAAGAACAGATCGTCAAAACAAAGAGTTGCTTATGAACGTACCTAACTTTTCACCGGTTCATTGATACCAAATCCGAAAAGAGCAAAATCTCCCTTTACCGGATCATCCGGCCATATCTCCCGCAACGCATCAGTAATGCAACGTGCTGTTTTCAGGCATTTACGTGCATTGGTCAATCCAAGATCAGTCGAGATGCGATGTACATGAGTGTCAAGAGGGATAATTAGATCTGAGGGACTGAAACTCCGCCAAATACCGAGGTCGACAGGAGAATCCCTACGAATCATCCAACGCAGAAACATACACATTTTCTTTGCTTCGGAAGCACTTGACAAAGCAGGCATCCCATTGATATGTCCGAACACCGATTGCAATCTTTCCAATGGCGTACCGGAAGAGAGAGAATGGCACAAATAGGATTCCAGATCTCCATGCTCCCGGTAGGCAGCATACAAAGTCTGGCAGAGTATATAGAAATCATTCCAGGAGTAATAGCGATAAAAACTGGATGTTACTCCTCGATATTTCCTCCATTCTTCACTTAATATATATCGATATGGAGCATTCAGGAAAAGCTCGTGATCAATCCGGTCACCACTTTTGATAATGGCCTTTCTATTACCGGTAGCGATCCAGGAAGCGATCAGTCCGGAGATCTCAATATCAGCTTTATCAGTATACCGATGGGGAAACTGTATCGGATCGTCCATAATAAATTCTTTCACCTCATATTTATCCGCTAAAAGCAAAAGCTTTTCCTTTAGTTCTTGTTTCATATAGACTTTAAAAACTGTACATTAAAAAAACGCCACAGATTGTATGGATTCATACAGAAATAGGGAAATAAGTCTGTGGAAATCCATAGAATCTGTGGTGAACAAGCCTTTTGCTACAAAGGCTTATAAGTTTATTTACTAAAATCTCTCGGAGCAGGTACCGGAGGCAACGGTTTACGATCTTTAAGCTGTTTCATAACCTCTTCGATGGCTCTGTTCAGTTGCTGGTCTTCTCCATTCCACTCCTTCACCGGATCATTGTCAATCAAAATATCCGGATCTACTCCATGGTTCTCAATAATCCATTTCCCGGTCTTCGGGTCATAGCTCGTAAAGAATGGCACACGTATGTCCGTACCATCCATGTATGGCAATGATCCGCTGATACCCACAATGCCTCCCCAGGTACGAGTTCCTATCAACTTACCCAAGCCAAGTGCGCGGAAGCCCCACGGGAACAGGTCGCCATCTGAAGCGGAGTATTTATTAATCAAACAAACCTTCGGTCCCACCTGTAC containing:
- the rpmB gene encoding 50S ribosomal protein L28; amino-acid sequence: MSKICQITGKKAMIGNNVSHSKRRTKRTFDLNLFNKKFYYVEQDCWISLSLCAAGLRIINKKGLDAALNDAVAKGYCDWKTIKVVG
- a CDS encoding CinA family nicotinamide mononucleotide deamidase-related protein; the encoded protein is MFAEIITIGDELLIGQVTDTNSTWMGRELNKVGIEVIRVVSVRDRADEIIEAVDASMKRADIVLVTGGLGPTKDDITKQTLCKYFGTRLIFSEAVFENVKRVLAGKIPMNALNKSQAMVPEDCIVINNRVGSASVSWFEKDGKVLVSMPGVPQEMTTVMSEEVIPRLCAKFRTDAIVHRTFTVQNYPESVLAEKLESWEMALPACLKLAYLPKPGLIRLRLTGRGQNRSEVEACVNTESAKLEAILGEDILDEEDTPIEILIGELLKKKNLTLSTAESCTGGSIAARITSVAGSSEYFKGSIVAYANEVKTELLGVSMETLEKRGAVSEETVIEMVKGAMKALKTDCAVATSGIAGPSGGTEEKPVGTVWIAAAYKSEICTMKQETNRGREMNVERASNNALLLLRKLVK
- the tsaD gene encoding tRNA (adenosine(37)-N6)-threonylcarbamoyltransferase complex transferase subunit TsaD, whose amino-acid sequence is MSTIILGIESSCDDTSAAVIKDGYLLSNVVSSQAVHEAYGGVVPELASRAHQQNIVPVVHEALKRAGVTKEELSAVAFTRGPGLMGSLLVGVSFAKGFARSLNIPMIDVNHLTGHVLAHFIKEEGEANEQPDFPFLCLLVSGGNSQIILVKAYNDMEILGQTIDDAAGEAIDKCSKVMGLGYPGGPIIDRLARQGNPKAYTFSKPHISGLDYSFSGLKTSFLYSLRDWMKEDPDFIEHHKNDLAASLEATVVDILMDKLRKAAKQYKINEVAVAGGVSANNGLRNAFREHAEKYGWKIFIPKFSYTTDNAAMIAITGYFKYQDKDFCSIEQPAYSRVTL
- a CDS encoding translocation/assembly module TamB domain-containing protein, which produces MIKVGFITNYFIFLFSKSKQPPIRTLKKTVRWVIGIILGIYIGTIILLNIPYIQRNMTTFVTKELSRTLGTELTIGKIDIGLLNRIIIDDVLLDDQSGKEMLKITRLSAKFDIIPLFNGKITISSVQLFGFNINLNKPAPHMEPNFKFVLDAFASKDTVKTKKDIDLRINSILIRRGKLSYDVLSEEETPGKFNPQHIKLHNIIANISLKALQNDSINAAIKRLSVDEQSGFELRKLSLKVIANNKGMKIENFAIEMPGTEMKMDTIRMEYDSLKALNHFADNVRFSFRTLPSHVTLNDISAFVPALSNFKEKLDLNIDVEGTLNQLNCRTLEINAGDKFRLKGDVSLQDLSRPQDAYVYGHLANLSANKEGIGFLVRNLSPHYNGVPPVLQHLGNTSFHGEISGYFTDLVMYGLFRTDIGSVQTDLKLSSDKAKALFSYSGGVKTTDFELGQLLGNKQLGKTTFNLDVRGNHYKSQYPSITLKGLIASLEYSNYKYENITLDGEFKRGGFDGKVALNDENGSVHLNGNINVVEKVPTFNFNAVIDKIRPHDLNLTKEYPDAEFSLKLKANFRGGSIDEMMGEINIDSLQFTAPEKSYFLDNINITATRQDKENQLKLTSSFLKASIEGNYLYHTLPASVMNIMRRYIPSLIQPDKKPIKTNNNFSFDIHIFNTELLSTVFDIPLKIYSHSTVKGYFNDQAQRLRVEGYFPRLQYQNTFIESGLVLCENPTDQFKAKVRFNNLKKESAVSISLDAQAKNDTINANINWGNNAISTYSGRLSAAASFFRAAEEKSPLKTVVDIKQTDIILNDTLWQVHPSQVVVDSGKIDVNDFYFSHQDRHIRINGRISEQAKDTLKVELKDINVGYVFDVVNFDDVDFKGDATGTAYASGILKEPVMNTRLHFKNFTFNDASLGAMDIYGAWKNDMRAIFLDAHMEEEGVSKTHVIGHVYPLKPESKLDLNIETEHTNIQFLQYFMRSIVEDLHGRTSGKAHFYGKFKALNIEGNLMTDASLKIGILNTSFTVTDTIRLSTSGISFDNIRIADMEGHQGTMNGKLNFRHFRDLSYHFEFNVNNMLLMNTKENSDINFYGKVYGTGNAMLIGNPQELQVNAAVTTNRNTNFVYITNATASAASNQFIKFVDKTPRRFVQDSINVMSEYDRLQQEMEEEESKTDIRLNLLIDATPDATMKIIMDPIAGDYISGKGSGNIRTEFFNKGDVKMFGNYRINQGIYKFSLQEVIRKDFIIKDGSSITFNGPPLDATLDIQASYTVNSASLNDLIPDASETITQQPNVKVNCIMNLTGILWRPNIKLGIELPNERDEIQTLVRNYISTDEQMNMQILYLLGIGKFYPQESTGGTQNSNMTSSALFSTLSGQLNNLLSQVFDNNNWNIGTNLSTGDKGWTDMEIEGILSGQLLNNRLLINGNFGYRDNPLANTNFIGDFEAEWLLNRSGDIRLKAYNETNDRYYTRTNLTTQGIGIMYKKDFNKWSELLFWNKWKLRNLRRKQAAAKDSIPNDSVKETQKAKSEMKREHPM
- a CDS encoding YccF domain-containing protein, producing the protein MNPLLNLIWLLCGGIFTAIEYLISSLLMMITIIGIPFGFQTLKLAGLALWPFGKEVRSTPDSGGCLSIIMNIIWLFLGGIWISLSHLGWGILLCITIIGIPFGKQHFKLAGLALTPFGKVIVDKSF
- the proS gene encoding proline--tRNA ligase → MAKELKDLTKRSENYSQWYNDLVVKADLAEQSAVRGCMVIKPYGYAIWEKMQRQLDDMFKETGHVNAYFPLLIPKSFLSREAEHVEGFAKECAVVTHYRLKNAEDGSGVVVDPAAKLEEELIIRPTSETIIWNTYKNWIQSYRDLPILCNQWANVFRWEMRTRLFLRTAEFLWQEGHTAHATREEAEEEAIRMLNVYAEFAEKYMAVPVVKGVKSANERFAGALDTYTIEAMMQDGKALQSGTSHFLGQNFAKAFDVQFVNKENKLEYVWATSWGVSTRLMGALIMTHSDDNGLVLPPHLAPIQVVIVPIYKNDEQLKLIDAKVEGIVARLKQLGISVKYDNADNKRPGFKFADYELKGVPVRLVMGGRDLENNTMEVMRRDTLEKETVTCDGIETYVQNLLEEIQANIYKKARTYRDSRITTVDSYDEFKEKIEEGGFILAHWDGTVETEEKIKEETKATIRCIPFESFVEGDKEPGKCMVTGKPSACRVIFARSY
- a CDS encoding TIGR02757 family protein → MKQELKEKLLLLADKYEVKEFIMDDPIQFPHRYTDKADIEISGLIASWIATGNRKAIIKSGDRIDHELFLNAPYRYILSEEWRKYRGVTSSFYRYYSWNDFYILCQTLYAAYREHGDLESYLCHSLSSGTPLERLQSVFGHINGMPALSSASEAKKMCMFLRWMIRRDSPVDLGIWRSFSPSDLIIPLDTHVHRISTDLGLTNARKCLKTARCITDALREIWPDDPVKGDFALFGFGINEPVKS